From the genome of bacterium, one region includes:
- a CDS encoding DUF4388 domain-containing protein, with protein sequence MPIEGDLKSLNFASILQLISQERLSGVLKIRKKNALVDIGIYESMVTGAFYEKGDRVDRLEDYLVRSGIIKKNLFDMVQEIHQETKRPIMNIIIEDKYLTVDEVERIIRFKIQEVLDEVFTWQEGAFKFEQGSVIYPKSMLKIRLNIESLVLEAARRFDEWPKIQKAIFSSDLVFKKIEHPELKLRLSEDEERVANMLDGTRCVDDVIEISGLGKFHTYSCLYHLLTSGQVELAYAKPRTEQTRVKRKIKFNFSLKFLKTPVIIALIIFVALLEIILGNSLARKSAFSFTFLNTEDQMTSGENADANYDLKEIFFYRYDRMPSNTEIKNVFYSGLMRPGE encoded by the coding sequence ATGCCGATTGAAGGCGATCTCAAAAGCCTTAATTTCGCGAGCATATTGCAGCTTATTTCGCAGGAGCGGCTGTCGGGCGTATTAAAGATCAGAAAAAAGAACGCGCTTGTCGACATCGGCATCTATGAAAGCATGGTGACCGGAGCGTTCTATGAAAAAGGCGACCGGGTCGACCGGCTTGAGGATTACCTGGTCAGATCCGGGATCATCAAGAAGAACCTCTTTGACATGGTCCAGGAGATCCATCAGGAGACAAAACGGCCCATCATGAACATCATCATCGAGGATAAATACCTGACCGTGGATGAAGTCGAGCGCATCATCAGGTTCAAGATCCAGGAGGTGCTGGACGAAGTGTTCACGTGGCAGGAAGGCGCTTTCAAGTTCGAACAGGGTTCGGTCATTTATCCCAAGAGCATGCTGAAGATCAGGCTCAATATTGAAAGCCTGGTCCTGGAAGCGGCGCGCCGGTTCGATGAGTGGCCCAAGATCCAGAAAGCAATTTTTTCCAGCGACCTGGTCTTTAAGAAAATCGAACACCCCGAGTTGAAGCTCAGGCTGTCCGAGGACGAGGAACGGGTCGCGAACATGCTGGACGGGACCCGCTGCGTGGACGATGTCATTGAAATATCCGGGCTGGGGAAATTCCACACGTATTCATGCCTGTACCATCTATTGACCAGCGGTCAGGTCGAACTCGCATATGCCAAGCCCCGGACCGAGCAGACGCGGGTCAAACGCAAAATCAAATTTAATTTCTCGCTCAAATTCCTGAAAACGCCGGTGATCATCGCGCTGATCATTTTTGTCGCGCTGCTCGAGATCATCCTTGGCAACAGCCTGGCCCGCAAGTCAGCGTTCAGTTTCACTTTTCTCAACACCGAGGACCAGATGACCAGCGGCGAGAACGCAGACGCGAATTATGACCTCAAGGAGATCTTCTTTTACCGGTATGACCGCATGCCTTCGAACACGGAGATCAAGAATGTTTTTTACAGCGGTCTGATGAGACCCGGAGAATAG
- the purM gene encoding phosphoribosylformylglycinamidine cyclo-ligase: MLYKNAGVDIDILNLVKKDIGREVAKTFLPGKKTIYGLFGGMYPFNQGYLVGSTDSVGTKILVACGMGVHDTVGQDIVHHCVNDILTTGALPMFFMDYIGFSQIEKSVLVKVVKGIAQACRKEKIVLIGGETAQLTRFYPKGIYDLVGFICGDVTKNNCIDPKRIAAGDIMLGLASTGLHTNGYSLARKVLLQKYTFSSFMPELKCTVGEELLKIHRSYRRELEPRLSYCCGLAHITGGGFYDNIKRILPAGTSAVVRKKTWQPYPVFKLIQKMGKVPDEEMYRIFNMGIGMVVITKPADIKRFKPLKPVVIGEIIKGDGSVSVE, from the coding sequence ATGCTTTACAAAAATGCCGGCGTGGATATCGACATCCTCAACCTCGTTAAAAAAGACATCGGCCGGGAGGTCGCGAAAACATTCCTGCCCGGCAAGAAAACGATCTACGGCCTGTTCGGCGGTATGTATCCTTTTAACCAGGGTTATCTGGTCGGCAGCACGGACAGCGTCGGTACGAAAATATTGGTCGCCTGCGGCATGGGCGTCCACGACACGGTGGGCCAGGACATCGTACACCACTGCGTCAACGACATCCTGACCACGGGCGCGCTGCCGATGTTCTTCATGGATTACATCGGCTTTTCCCAGATCGAAAAAAGCGTCCTGGTCAAGGTCGTCAAGGGCATTGCCCAGGCCTGCCGCAAAGAAAAGATCGTCCTGATCGGCGGCGAAACCGCCCAGCTGACGCGTTTCTACCCGAAAGGGATCTACGACCTCGTGGGGTTCATTTGCGGCGATGTCACGAAAAATAACTGTATCGATCCCAAGCGGATCGCGGCCGGCGATATTATGCTGGGCTTGGCCTCGACCGGGCTGCACACGAACGGCTATTCGCTGGCGCGCAAGGTTCTGCTCCAGAAATACACGTTCTCGTCCTTCATGCCGGAATTGAAATGCACCGTGGGCGAGGAACTATTGAAGATCCACCGCTCTTACCGCAGGGAGCTCGAGCCGCGGCTGTCATACTGCTGCGGCCTTGCCCATATCACCGGCGGCGGTTTCTACGATAATATCAAACGGATCCTGCCGGCCGGCACGAGCGCCGTGGTGCGGAAAAAAACATGGCAACCATACCCGGTCTTCAAGCTGATTCAGAAGATGGGCAAGGTGCCGGATGAAGAAATGTACCGTATCTTCAACATGGGTATCGGCATGGTGGTAATAACGAAACCGGCCGATATCAAGCGTTTCAAGCCGCTCAAGCCCGTCGTCATCGGCGAGATCATCAAGGGCGACGGCAGCGTGAGCGTGGAATAG
- a CDS encoding cytidine/deoxycytidylate deaminase family protein — protein MPRKSWDEYFMSIAELVANRSTCTRRNVGCVVVKDRRILATGYNGAPRDVKHCAEIGCIRGRMGVASGERHELCRGVHAEQNAIIQAATCGVDLRGSVVYTTHQPCFICTKMLINAQVSKIIFQKPYPDKLAIGMLRESGVKLIKYKK, from the coding sequence ATGCCCAGAAAATCCTGGGATGAATATTTCATGTCGATCGCGGAGCTGGTGGCGAACCGTTCCACCTGTACTAGAAGGAACGTCGGTTGCGTCGTGGTCAAGGACCGGCGGATCCTGGCGACCGGCTACAACGGCGCGCCCCGGGACGTCAAGCACTGTGCCGAGATCGGCTGCATACGAGGCCGCATGGGCGTTGCCTCGGGCGAACGGCACGAGCTGTGCCGCGGCGTGCACGCCGAGCAGAACGCGATCATCCAGGCCGCGACGTGCGGCGTTGACCTGAGGGGCAGCGTGGTCTATACGACCCACCAGCCGTGCTTTATCTGCACCAAGATGCTGATCAATGCCCAGGTATCAAAGATAATTTTCCAGAAACCCTATCCGGACAAACTGGCGATCGGCATGCTCAGGGAATCCGGCGTAAAGCTCATTAAATACAAAAAATAA